One region of Triticum aestivum cultivar Chinese Spring chromosome 6B, IWGSC CS RefSeq v2.1, whole genome shotgun sequence genomic DNA includes:
- the LOC123135318 gene encoding uncharacterized protein codes for MADERRSMSGGTEAGPYASDARVRPQSTRTQRPSMVARVDVGGRGEELSRPDTENGVEAAGSGDSGGAGDERLRGVQAAASMKLIVGMSDLVSPFVVLYEDDVDAFWCFEMLLRRMRENFHLEGPTGVMKRLEALWKIMELIDT; via the exons ATGGCGGACGAGAGGAGGAGCATGAGCGGAGGCACGGAGGCAGGTCCATATGCGTCAGACGCGCGCGTTCGCCCGCAGTCAACGCGGACGCAGCGGCCGTCCATGGTGGCTCGGGTCGATGTAGGAGGACGAGGGGAGGAGCTCTCGAGGCCCGACACCGAGAATGGAGTGGAGGCGGCTGGATCTGGCGATTCTGGAGGGGCTGGCGACGAGCGGCTCCGTGGGGTTCAAGCGGCGGCTTCCATG AAATTGATTGTAGGTATGAGCGATCTGGTTTCCCCTTTTGTTGTTCTATATGAGGATGATGTAGATGCCTTTTGGTGCTTTGAGATGCTACTGAGAAGGATG CGTGAAAATTTCCACCTCGAGGGACCGACAGGAGTTATGAAGCGGTTGGAAGCATTGTGGAAGATCATGGAATTGATAGATACGTAA